One part of the Ochotona princeps isolate mOchPri1 chromosome 3, mOchPri1.hap1, whole genome shotgun sequence genome encodes these proteins:
- the CFAP410 gene encoding cilia- and flagella-associated protein 410 isoform X1 codes for MKLTRKMVLSRAKASELHHVRKLNCWGSRLTDISICREMPSLEVVTLSVNSVSTLEPVSRCQRLSELYLRRNLIPSLGELFHLKHLPLLRVLWLAENPCCGADPHLYRMTVLRNLPGLQRLDNQAVTEEELSRALMEGDEITAAPSREHADSSCPAPSCTLSPDSSVSSTADMEASNDLLGYSEASSLQGRLAPKPSPFSQRDTAGSHTNRNVLTAILLLLRELDTTGLEAVQQTVSSRLQALHRQEPQEESQ; via the exons ATGAAGCTGACGCGGAAGATGGTCCTGTCCCGGGCCAAGGCTTCGGAGCTGCACCACGTGCGGAAGCTCAACTGCTG GGGCAGCCGCCTCACCGAC ATTTCCATATGCCGGGAGATGCCCAGCCTGGAGGTGGTCACGCTCAG CGTCAACAGCGTTTCGACCCTGGAGCCCGTGAGCCGCTGCCAGCGCCTGAGCGAGCTGTACCTCCGCCGGAACCTCATCCCCAGCCTGGGCGAGCTCTTCCACCTGAAGCACCTGCCACTGCTCCGGGTGCTCTGGCTGGCCGAGAACCCGTGCTGCGGCGCTGACCCCCACCTCTACCGCATGACCGTGCTGCGCAACCTGCCCGGCCTGCAGCGGCTGGACAACCAGG CTGTGACCGAGGAGGAGCTGTCCCGCGCACTGATGGAGGGTGATGAGATCACTGCTGCCCCAAGCAGAGAGCACGCAGACAGCAGCTGCCCCGCTCCGTCCTGCACGCTGAGCCCCGACAGCTCGGTCAGCTCTACCGCCGACATGGAGGCCAGCAACGACCTGCTGGGCTACAGTGAGGCCAG CAGCCTGCAAGGTCGGCTCGCACCGAAACCCTCACCCTTCTCCCAGAGGGACACTGCTGGCAGCCACACCAACAGG AACGTGCTGACGgccatcctgctgctgctgcgggagcTGGACACCACAGGGCTGGAGGCCGTGCAGCAGACCGTGAGCAGCCGGCTGCAGGCCCTGCAcaggcaggagccccaggaggaaTCCCAGTGA
- the CFAP410 gene encoding cilia- and flagella-associated protein 410 isoform X2, producing the protein MKLTRKMVLSRAKASELHHVRKLNCWGSRLTDISICREMPSLEVVTLSVNSVSTLEPVSRCQRLSELYLRRNLIPSLGELFHLKHLPLLRVLWLAENPCCGADPHLYRMTVLRNLPGLQRLDNQAVTEEELSRALMEGDEITAAPSREHADSSCPAPSCTLSPDSSVSSTADMEASNDLLGYSEASLQGRLAPKPSPFSQRDTAGSHTNRNVLTAILLLLRELDTTGLEAVQQTVSSRLQALHRQEPQEESQ; encoded by the exons ATGAAGCTGACGCGGAAGATGGTCCTGTCCCGGGCCAAGGCTTCGGAGCTGCACCACGTGCGGAAGCTCAACTGCTG GGGCAGCCGCCTCACCGAC ATTTCCATATGCCGGGAGATGCCCAGCCTGGAGGTGGTCACGCTCAG CGTCAACAGCGTTTCGACCCTGGAGCCCGTGAGCCGCTGCCAGCGCCTGAGCGAGCTGTACCTCCGCCGGAACCTCATCCCCAGCCTGGGCGAGCTCTTCCACCTGAAGCACCTGCCACTGCTCCGGGTGCTCTGGCTGGCCGAGAACCCGTGCTGCGGCGCTGACCCCCACCTCTACCGCATGACCGTGCTGCGCAACCTGCCCGGCCTGCAGCGGCTGGACAACCAGG CTGTGACCGAGGAGGAGCTGTCCCGCGCACTGATGGAGGGTGATGAGATCACTGCTGCCCCAAGCAGAGAGCACGCAGACAGCAGCTGCCCCGCTCCGTCCTGCACGCTGAGCCCCGACAGCTCGGTCAGCTCTACCGCCGACATGGAGGCCAGCAACGACCTGCTGGGCTACAGTGAGGCCAG CCTGCAAGGTCGGCTCGCACCGAAACCCTCACCCTTCTCCCAGAGGGACACTGCTGGCAGCCACACCAACAGG AACGTGCTGACGgccatcctgctgctgctgcgggagcTGGACACCACAGGGCTGGAGGCCGTGCAGCAGACCGTGAGCAGCCGGCTGCAGGCCCTGCAcaggcaggagccccaggaggaaTCCCAGTGA
- the CFAP410 gene encoding cilia- and flagella-associated protein 410 isoform X3: protein MPSLEVVTLSVNSVSTLEPVSRCQRLSELYLRRNLIPSLGELFHLKHLPLLRVLWLAENPCCGADPHLYRMTVLRNLPGLQRLDNQAVTEEELSRALMEGDEITAAPSREHADSSCPAPSCTLSPDSSVSSTADMEASNDLLGYSEASSLQGRLAPKPSPFSQRDTAGSHTNRNVLTAILLLLRELDTTGLEAVQQTVSSRLQALHRQEPQEESQ from the exons ATGCCCAGCCTGGAGGTGGTCACGCTCAG CGTCAACAGCGTTTCGACCCTGGAGCCCGTGAGCCGCTGCCAGCGCCTGAGCGAGCTGTACCTCCGCCGGAACCTCATCCCCAGCCTGGGCGAGCTCTTCCACCTGAAGCACCTGCCACTGCTCCGGGTGCTCTGGCTGGCCGAGAACCCGTGCTGCGGCGCTGACCCCCACCTCTACCGCATGACCGTGCTGCGCAACCTGCCCGGCCTGCAGCGGCTGGACAACCAGG CTGTGACCGAGGAGGAGCTGTCCCGCGCACTGATGGAGGGTGATGAGATCACTGCTGCCCCAAGCAGAGAGCACGCAGACAGCAGCTGCCCCGCTCCGTCCTGCACGCTGAGCCCCGACAGCTCGGTCAGCTCTACCGCCGACATGGAGGCCAGCAACGACCTGCTGGGCTACAGTGAGGCCAG CAGCCTGCAAGGTCGGCTCGCACCGAAACCCTCACCCTTCTCCCAGAGGGACACTGCTGGCAGCCACACCAACAGG AACGTGCTGACGgccatcctgctgctgctgcgggagcTGGACACCACAGGGCTGGAGGCCGTGCAGCAGACCGTGAGCAGCCGGCTGCAGGCCCTGCAcaggcaggagccccaggaggaaTCCCAGTGA